A region of the Pungitius pungitius chromosome 8, fPunPun2.1, whole genome shotgun sequence genome:
TATTCATGCATATGTTACCTCCATGGAGAGCTCAATACAAATGATATACCCTAGTCGTCCATTGGACCTTTCTATAAGAGCAGACCTTGCAGCCTGCATCCAACATTGAAAAAATAGTAAAGCTGTACAATTACATTGAACGTTGTGGATCAGCAATTAGCTTTTCTTAGCAAAAGAACGTaagaaaaatatgtatttaagatGAATAAAGAGTTTATTAAATAATTGGTCCACTGCAGGTCCCTTTAAGGTGAGTGGAACGTGTCCGTATGCTAACAGCCATGCTCCTTCTCATCCATACTCGAGCTGGAACTGTGGAGGCTGCTGGCGCTGGAGCCTTCTGGGGACATGGAGGACAGCAGGGGATCACTGGGGGACATCGGCGACAGGGTGTCCCTTAACAAATCCTTCAAATGACATGTCCTGGAGTCTTCATAGGGACCAGTGTCGTCTGCAGGAACGTGATCGAAGGAGATGGTGCCGTTGTTGAGGTCcagcgtggtggggggggacatgtcTGGGGCCGAGCCGTGTTGGTACAGCTCCACGGGGCAGTCGCCAATGGCGGGCTCCTGTTTAATGGCTCGGCCTATCAAATCCGATGTGCAGACGGGTGACGAGGACGCCAGCGTTAGGCCGTGGGCACGGGCCTGGATCTCCAACTCCTGGAGGTTGAaggaaatatagaaaatatgaTTATAGAAAACATGCTTTTGCACTAGTCCTTTGAGCTGAATGGGAACGTCagcatgctaacgtgctaacgtgCTCACGGAGTTCTCCATGTTTCCCATAAGAAGCTGAGGCGGATGCTCAGCCAGTAAGACTAGCAGACTGTGGGCGTTCACTTTAAATTAACCAGTCAGacgttttaaatgatttaattgtCATTTGTGCTCAGATTGAAAGggaccctcctccacctggtcaCCTCCAGCCAGGGTCAAAGTCCTCTGCCTCATTCatcagaggatggactccaggGGCATTAGGCCTCACCTGACCTCAGCATCCCTACCCTTGGCTATGGAGTCAAAGCGCCACAGACTAAGTGCGATGAGTTGGTATAACTAGGACCAAAGACAAGTGGGCCACCTGTATACGAAGCAGCAGGTGGCGGTTTGCATGCTCCACCTTCCTCTGTCTGCACTCAAGCTCCTTGGCTCTCTGCTGCTCCCGCTGCAGCTTCCTGATGTAGTCCACGGAGGCTTTGAGAATGGTGCCCTTATTCCAGCGCATGTCTCTGGGGTAAACAGGAGACAAGAGGTCTACAGTTAGAGTCAGCTGACCAGCTGACCAAATCAGCACAGCCGCTGGGAGCCACTGAAGCCGTTAAACTTTACGAACAGAGGAGACTGTTAAAATAAAAGTCATGAATAGACAAATGGACGGGATCGTGGAGAACACACTTACGGATCGTTTGACTTGGGTATCAAGGTTCCCAGTTCTTTGATGCGATCGTTGATGTTGAATCTCCGTCTCCGTTCAACTGAAATTCGTCATGTACAACAAACGGCAGCCTCGTCAATCACCTTTTAAAGTGTAATCAATCTGAGGCTCATTTTACAAATGAATCGACTTCATTTCTCATTTATTCAACTATTTCTTAATTTTCTCCAATATTATTGGAAATGTAAActaatatttgaataaataaatgaataaaaaaacatttaacttgaCATCATCCTTCTGATGATTGTGTGTAGATTGACTCACTTAAGTTGTGGTTGTCTTTTTTCTGCCTCTCTTTAGCGAGAGCCCGGACTTCAGCCTCTGTGAAGCAAGAGAAAACGTTGCTGTTTAACTTCAATAGGAAAATACTGAATAGAATCCTAATAGgaactatttttttgttgttttgacgTAATTTAAGTTAAAATAATGGTAATTAGCAAGATAATTCCACGTACTGCGCGCATACACGGACATATAGACGTATCTCCTGATATAGATGTCGGGGAAACACTGTCATGTTTTCGCTTCCTCTGTTTTTCTGTGCTTACCTACAGGAAAGCCCTCTTGTCTTTGATAGTTTTCATACATGCCACAGGAATCAGACTTGTCCAGTACTTGCTTCATGCCAGGAGCTGTGGAACCCCGTAATCACTATATTATGTCATTATATCATTATATAGCTATTGGCCTATGGTCATGCTATATATACTGTCTTATACATTcctatgaaaaaaaccctttacATTATGATTCAGTATCACATATCGGATTAGTAAAACTAACTAACTTGTCATGGTGTGCACTTAAATAAGATGTATACTAGACCTAGATACTAGAAATAATTCCACAGTTTGAATGTGCAGCACTCATCGTATTGTTTGCAGCTGGATGAAAGCAGATTAAATTGAGGACAGTGAATGCAGTGAAAAGAACAAATACTGAAGATGTATGTGAGAGATTTGTTAGTGATTTACCTGAGTATTCTCTCTTAATGCTGTTGGGGCAGGAGTTGCTGATAGCGAGGCCCGGGAGGGGAAGCCCTTGGCTGCCGTACACATCGAGGAGGTTCCCAGACACAGGGAGCTACATACATGATTAAATACATGacttcactttttaaaacagcaCTGTCTGCATtgtattcaattaaaaaaaatctatcatGAAGATTTACCGGGTTGTTCATTTGGAGTCCTGGGTCCATAAGGCCGAGAACATCATCATTGTAACTCGACTCCAAGCTTATAATATcatcaatgacatcatccaTCTGTGTGGAACACAAACAAGGTGCGTAATAGAAAGTGCGCGTGGGGGCACCTGAGCCTGGTGGAAGCGAGCAGCGGGCATACCTCTTTCTCACAGTTGGAGCTGAGGGTGAGCAGCGCCATGGGGCTGTTGGGGGCGCTGCTGCCGTGCCCGGGCGGCATGCCGTGCTCGGGGGGCTGGCTGGGGAACTGGCTGCCGGCTTTGCCCCCCAGGCTGGTGGGCAGATACTGCCTCACCTGCTGCCGCGGAGCCTGCTGCATGTGGTACTTGCTGGGGTTCTCCAGGTGGGACTGCACCTACGACAGCATGACGCAATCATTACAACCTGGGATTTCTATGTTCTAGCCATCGCACTTTAGAAAGCAACCAGTTGAAAATGAACAGTGAGTTTTCTAAATAGGTCGTGATATTGCTGAGTGCATTCAAAGAACTGCTTTGTTTGATGATTTAAGGTTTAATGTTACTGTTTTGAATCCAAATATTAGAGTTGAGCTGCACTTCCGTCCAATTAGGTGAAGTCTATGCAGCACCTGAACAATTCACACAGCAATATCGAGACAATTAGGCATTCATTAGCTTTTCTGTTGTGCTGGTACATTTCAGGAAGCGTGGAGCAGGATTACGACAACAACCAAATACAGTTGATAGATAGATATTTTATCCATTTTCCTTTCTCACGAcaagagcaaaaacaaaatgacccCTCACCTGATAGTGGCTGTATTCAAGCATTTCCAACATCGTGTTCGATTACCAGTTGATACAAATAttggaaatgaaaataatccCTTTATCTTGTTGGCTCTGACCAGCAAACTAGCAAATCTGAGAGCAGTCACTAGTCCTTCTTGAATTTATCCAGGGTCAACGGCTCATTAGTTATGCAAGTTAAGGAATGGAGGAGGACACTGAGACTCATCCTCCCCCTGTGTTTTTCCAGTTTAACTATGATTTTGTTCTTCATAGAGCCCATTTGACGTCACAGCCTACTGCTCACAAAGAAGTCTTTTTACTGATTGTCCAGTGGCCTGCAACTCGACGCTTGCTCAAGGCTAACTAACGTTTAATCATTAGTTCTGCTCATCTGGTATGAAACATTATTTGTTCTGAGCAACGGGAACACAACTGACCCCATTGTATCTCTAAAAACTAGCCGTACTAAATCATGAATTTATTATGAATTTTTGGGATTCGGGGTTAATTTCATTTGGCCGTCTCAGTTGCTATACAGTCCCACTAGCAGGGTAACAACGGTGAAATGTTTGGATTAAAGTATTTAGATCAGCGTTTGTCCAGCATATGTCTGCTTTCACGGTTCCGGAGGACATCGCATATCAACGCTGCTTTCGGAGAAATGCCTCCTAAATATGTTACTTAATTAATCTGTCACTGTTTGTCAAGGATAATTTTTAGATAATCTACAAAATCTACAAACCAATATATGCACTGTCACATGTTTAAGTATaaatggtcacatgaccagagcTGTTCAGAGCTGGCAGCTCCGAGAAGAGATGATGTGTACATTATCGTTTCTCAACAGTAAACTATTAAAGTTTGGCTCGCCGTTGGTAAAGTGTcccacgttctaaaatcctgcgaaGTTTTGATagatttagcattatcatatgaaaaatatataatatataatacataatatTCATATGACATTTAGAGAGAAcatatgtaaatacatgcaacaacttttccaaaggtaatgtttggcagtaacacaaagttgttaaataaaataaatatttcatctaaatgtaaatgttaaatgtaaatgttaaatataaaaattaatgccatcttggcttgctgcatgaattaccgtaaacattgtaatgttcagtcgtTATATCTGactgaacatttaacatttacatttaacatttacttttaacttttaatatttacatttaacatttacattcatatttaacattcacatttatatataacgtttatatataacatttaacatttaaccttGACATTTAGATAAAACATTtctattatttaacaactttgtgttactgcaaaACATTATCCTTTGAAAAGTTATTGGGTGTATTTACTTGAATTTCTTTCTAATTGTTATATTGTCgtcctttttttcatatgacaatgctaaatgtaccaaaactgcgcatgATTGAAGAACATTTTAGAAACTGCTCCCCATATTAAAGTGGGTTAATAGGTAGGGTGAGGATTTATGGCACACATCTTAAAGGTGTTTAGTATTGATGCTAATTataactttatttatatattatcttttaaacacaacagggaCCTGGGATTAGGATGATGTTGTCTGTTAAAACCAGTGATTCCAAAATGCATTTGCAAAATGCACTACTCAGCTGTTAATGCAATTTTTCTTCCTGCCAATATAAGGTAATTGTCATTTAAATGTCAATGACTTTGATAGTGGGATGGCAGTAGAGAACCTGCTGATCTACTGGGATCTCAACCACCTCCAGGATTGACATGGAATGGCAGTTAGTTAGGGTTGGGCCGTTGTACCAGCCAGCAGGGCATTCAGCACCGGGCCGCACAGAAACAATAAGTAACTTGTAtcattttttcaataaaaaaacgGAAGCTAGCAAAAATGggcaaaaagacaaacatcttTGGAGAGCTTCTTTGTAAGAAGGGGAAAAGGCCTTTTCAAAGGTTGGGCCCCGCTGGTGTAGAGTGTTGCACAACGTGTCCTGATAGGGTCAGAATTTGACGTTATCAACACAACACCATCCTGAATGCATGTGGTGGTGGTGCAATAGTCTTGAGGATACACCGTCTCATTGTCTCGTTTTCCAATGAAAGTTTTGCAAAAATAGTGATTGTTAATGTCAAGTAAAAAACTTGGAACAAAGACAGTCACAGAAAGACCGTTTTTTCTCCTCCTAATGCCCATTatagcattttgtttttgtgaatcaGTTGATCACGCCGTGGAAGTGCTGTGGTGATTGACTTGTGATAAAAGTTGCAGCCACAGAGGCAAACAGGCCAGGAACAATCCAATGATACGATTCCCTTCAACAGCTGTGTGAAATGCACAAAGAACGGACTAAAACCATCTTGAGGGAATCATGTAACAGTAAACTTTTATCTCCAGAGCCAAATCCCAAACAACCATgttgttcttccttttctcctccaacAATTACTGCGAGCCTCCACGGTCTGCGTCgtctttgaatgttttaatCGTTGAGTTCATTTAAAGTTCACTGTGTATTCATAATACTAATCTAATCTCAGGTGGACGTAGGTATTATTATGGTCATTTGTAAAGTACCATTAAAGGTAAACACTTGTCTGGGCACCGTGTTCACCTTTTATTGGCCGAGGCTGCGATTTTCACTTTAAAAGTGAACCAAAGttgaacaatgtaaaaataaaacacgcaTGTGCAACCGTGTCCGgttttccaaaaatgttaaatgtttctaTTCATctcatgaaatgtaaaacaaaaagtcaGGGGAGTAGAAATGGTGTCAACAAAAAAGGAACCAATTATTTAGTTCCTTTTGGGTATCCAGATATGTGGGTCATTGTGTTATTACTGTAATAAACATTAATAACAAACACTGCCCATAGAGTAAAGTCACTTTAACAGCACATGGGTTCCTGGTGGTGTCGTCTGTCCTCTGAAGGAGAATTCAAAGGTTTTGAAACATGACATGATGACATGTAGAATAAACTAAAACTAATTTTCTCAAAGCAGTTTGTTGTGAAACATTGGACTAAACGTGTGTATCGTTCGTTGATCCAAAACAGTATTTGTAGCTTTTTAGGCTCCATAGAGGAATAACTTTGACGTCACGCCAAATTCCTGTTTTACTGTTGGGTGCCACGGGGCTGTGTATTAATAATATACTCAGCTACAGCACTTCAATTGTTTTGCTCCGAGGGGAGCATCACTTATTCACGCAGCCCCCTGAGGCAAACTTGTGGTATCCAGCTATATGAATAAAATTGGCTTCACTTCGATTCACATTTTGTCACCAAAGATGAGAATCTGCTATTACAAGCAAAGCAAACAAGTTTATTCACTGACGAGGGCTTATCTGATCTGATGATGTTGAATAGTTCTGAGTTCCCAGAATGAAAGGCTCCTCCAAGGAACTAAGCTGCCTCATCAGCTCGGTGCTAATTGAGGCAAAGGCCTGCCTCTGCATCCCGTGTTCGGCTGCTCGGGCACAGGGGTCCAGGAACAGGAGAGGTGAACACCAACACATGGGAAGTGCCCTCTGGCTGGACAGAGCCCTGTACGATAGAACGCAGAGAAAGCCTTCTTTGTAAACACATAGTAGAGCTtttctttgtcccccccccccccctccgcggcGTGGCCTCTTCCTTCAGACAAACCTTTGGGTTGAGAATGAAGTAGCAACAAGGGATGTATTCCATTTGACCCTTGAGGCAGCCGAGCTCTCACGTTATCCATCGTTAGTCAGAGGTTTATTACCTTCTCAAGAGGAGCACATGGGTCCATGTTTCAGACGCCTTGAGGACCAGTAACCTTTGGAGAGATAGTCGTTCCTCTTTGACCACTGAAGAAACAGATCCATTCATACCTCCCACCCGGCTGTTCCTTACGTCCTTGGTAACAAGCCACACTTGGAGGCATTTTTATGAAAGCCGCTTGTTAAAAAGTGGAGTCTCTTCTTTTGAATTAGATCAAAGAAGGATAACGATAAACCGCCTGAtagtaaaatagtaaaatatacAGCTTGTCCTACGGAAGTGATTCCTTAATTCATGACTGTAATGTACAATCTCAGACCCCCTTAAATCTTACGTTTATTGACACTGTAGTAATGATAACTTTACCCACACAGCACTTTTCATATAAGGGGAGTAGTGCTTTTGCTCTAATTGATTAATGgaataaaacaagaaataaactgatttaaacatttaaaatctcTACAAGGAAACCAAGCAACAAAGCTGAATGaatttaatgaatgaattgatgAATTTAAACTGGTTACCAGCATGTATTTAATTTATACTTCATGTCTATTATATTTACAGCAAGATATGGATTTAATAGATTAGCAGCAGAGCAAATTCAATTTATCTACTATAAAAACTCAAGATTAAGAcattggtggaaaaaaaagactgactCCACTTCCTCTGTTGGAAACAAGTGTGAAAAATGTTCC
Encoded here:
- the mitfa gene encoding melanocyte inducing transcription factor a is translated as MLEMLEYSHYQVQSHLENPSKYHMQQAPRQQVRQYLPTSLGGKAGSQFPSQPPEHGMPPGHGSSAPNSPMALLTLSSNCEKEMDDVIDDIISLESSYNDDVLGLMDPGLQMNNPLPVSGNLLDVYGSQGLPLPGLAISNSCPNSIKREYSAPGMKQVLDKSDSCGMYENYQRQEGFPVEAEVRALAKERQKKDNHNLIERRRRFNINDRIKELGTLIPKSNDPDMRWNKGTILKASVDYIRKLQREQQRAKELECRQRKVEHANRHLLLRIQELEIQARAHGLTLASSSPVCTSDLIGRAIKQEPAIGDCPVELYQHGSAPDMSPPTTLDLNNGTISFDHVPADDTGPYEDSRTCHLKDLLRDTLSPMSPSDPLLSSMSPEGSSASSLHSSSSSMDEKEHGC